The genomic window GGCGACGGCCTCCTGGCCATGGAGGCGTATGCGCCCCCCGGCGCCGGCGCACCGTCTCCTTCGCCGGCGGGCTTCGAGCGGGGGACGGCCGCGGCCGGATGGCCTTCACCCACCGGGCCGCCCGCCCGCGCCGGCGTCCCAGGCGCAGGTCCGAACCCGTCCGCCACCCATCCGACGCTCCTCGATCCCGCGTCGCCCCGCATCATCACCGAGGCGGACCGCTTCGCCTCCCGCTCCGGCTCGTCCCCCTGGAGCGCCGCCCCAGCGTACCCGACGCCCGGCTCTTCTCCCGCCGGCACGCCCCCGGTTTCCACCGGCTCCCATCTCCCATCTCCTATCTCCCCGCTCCCATCTCCCGCCTCCCGTCTCTCGTCTCCCGTCTCCCCGCTCCCGTCCCCCGCGGGCGTCTACTTCTACCACCTCGACGCCCTGGGCTCCACCGTCAACCTCACCGCCGCCGACGGCGCCGTGGCCGAGGCGTACCTCTACGACGCCTGGGGCAACTACCGCGAGCTGGACGTGCCGGACGCCGACGTCCCCGCCGGCTGGACCTGGGTGGTGGACCCCGACCTCGACGCCAACGGCCTCTACTGCTGGGCCACGTACCAGGCCTGCCTGCAGGGCGCCTTCACCGCCGACGACGCCGCCGCCCCCGGCCTCAACCGGATCACCTACACCGGCCACGCGTTCGATCCCGCCACCGGGCTGTACCATTTCCAGGCGCGGTTCTACGACCCCGAGGCGGGCCGCTTCCTGTCGGCGGACCCGAATCTCGGCGACCCCGCCACCCCCCCCAGCCTCCACCGGTTCCTCTATGCCTACGGCGATCCGCTCCGGTACACAGACCCCACCGGCCGGATGACGATCAACTACACCGACCGGGCGGCGCTGGCCGGCAAGCGCCCCGCTCCGCCCACGCAGTGGGGCGTCCCGTCGGAGCTGAGCCTGGCCGAGGCGGCCGTCCACTCCGACCTGCGGCGGATCTACGGCGATCCGGCGCACGGCGCGGCCGAGCAGTACCAAGTCGTCGGGGAGAAAATCCGGGACAAGCAATCGCGCTACCTGGCCACCCTGAGCCTGGACGCGGACGACTACGACGCCGGGGGCAACCCCCGCTGGGAAAAAATCTGGCGCGAGTTCACCGCCGCGACCGGCGGTTACGCCCGGTCCATCACGGACCTGAAGGCGCGGCTGTTCCAGGCGGTGCGCGAGGGCGGGGCCGTGGTGGACGTGAGCGAGCTCTTCTCCGACGCGCACGATTTCTCCGCCGCCCTCACCGAGCTGACCGCCGACCGGGTGGCCACCGGCCCGGGGCCCATCGGCGGCATCCAGCGCCAAGCGTCCTATGTGGGCCAGGCCGGCATGGCGCCCGAGTTCACCGCCGCGGCCGGGGCGGCGGGCCTGGCCGCCGACACCGCCGGCTGGGCCTCGCTGGGTCTGGGCGCCTACCGCGCCGGCAGAATCACCGTGGAGCTGATCCAGGCCGCCCGCGCCCTCCCGGGCGAAGGCAATTTGCTAACTAAAATAGGAACCATATTATCCAAACAGTATCCAGATGTCAGAACCGAGTCTGTCTGGAAACTGGGACCCGGTCCTCGTGGTGAAGCTATTGAAAAGGTCTTGGGCCAAAACCTGCCAAATAATTTTCCAATAATTGATCGGTTTGAAAATGGCTTAGCAACAAGTATCAAGAGTATGGATCTGAGCGCAAAAACATATCAAAATCCCCGAAATCTCATCCGAGTAGCGGAAAGATACATTGATTTAGTAAAGCGATTTCGTGGGGCTAAACATGCTGGAATCAGCATCAATGAAGAAGACATCCTTTCAAGAGGACTCGAATTAGCTATTCCAAGAGGTGGAGCAACAATAGAACAGAAACAAATATTAGATCAAATTATAGAATATGGACGAAACAATGGAGTTACTGTAAAAATCATCGAGGTGTACTGATGATAAAATCAGCAACAGCGTATCGGAAAGGCGGCGAAATCATTCTACATGCCGATTCAAAGACGACCGCCGGGGTGTGGATCGCCTCTCCGCCGTTCACCGCGCTCTCGGCAACTGTCGCGGTCGAGGAGTTGGGGATGATTCTGCTGGACACGATTTCGAAGTCAGTCGCTGGCGTACCCCACCCCCGCTCAAAGACCGACTGGGCGGCTGTGCGCGCCCCGTTGTTCCAAGCATTCAACGTGAAATCGATCGAGGCCCAGATGCAGGGGACGGTGTGCTGCGGAATCATGGACGAAGACGGCATCCTGAGAATTCGACCCACCCGAAACGAAGGTGCCCGGGAGGGTTTCGTGCCGGTGCCAGGGCGGGAGATCTGCATCGCCTCGAACGCTTCCCCTCCAGAGATTGGCGCGGCATTGATTCAAGGATTCACGTGGTGCGCCGACTCCGACTTCGTCATCCGGCGGAGCCGGAGTTAGTGGACAAGATGGTGAATTCCCACTCCATCCCCCCGTGCGCGTGTATCGGCAGGCCCGTTCGGACCGCCACGAGAATAGCCAGGCGCAACCCGGCGCAGCCGGGTAGCGCCTGGACGAGCGGGTATTTTAACAGGCGGCGCGCCCCGGGGGACGGGGCGCGGAGAAGCAAAGCATTCGCCGCCACCCGTTCCTCGCGCCCCGCGGCCGCGGGGCGCGATCACTTCTTTTTGTCCTTCTTTCCCAGGCGCTGCCCCGCGTGCGCGGGGCTGCGCCTGGCTATTTTCGTTGTGACTACGTGGACCTTGCCGGTCGATGGCGGGATGGCCGATCCGACCGATGGCGCGGACACAATCCCGCCCAAAAGTGTCAGAAAACGTGGGTGGCTGAGTAGCCGGATTTACGGACTCAACATTTGATCCTGAGAGCGAGAGTCACTGATATGATCCAAGTCGCGCCTGGGAACTGACAAGGTGTATTCATATCTATTATGAAATACGAACTCATGATCCGCTCGATCCCAACCGCGGAGATCGGAATCCCGGAAACGCACGCCCGGATCGTCTCGGCGATGAACAGCATCTCCCCTCCATGGGGATTCGGGGGATGCGGTGGCCCGCCGGCGCCCAATTGTGGCCGGGAGCTGCTGGCTGAATCCAGATTGTCCAAACATCTCGGACCCGGTGTCCGTGGCTCAATCGTTTACAGCTTCCGAGCCGGACTCAGGGACGCGGGGATGTCGGACGATTTCATGAAGATTGAATTCAATCCGACCAGGCAGGATTACCAGGCTCTCGTACAGGAAGTTTTTCCTAAATATATACATGCTTTCTCGCCTTATTCTGCCTTTGTGGGTGATGCCGATTGGGGTCTGGCCGATTGGCCGGAAGAGAAAAAATGCGTGACGAATTCACGATATGGAATCTATCGCATCTACCCTGTCCACTTTCTGGGAAATGTGCTCTGCCAGAGAACATTCCAGAAGATGCCCGGCGATCTGGTCACCGTGTTGTCGCGAGATTGTGAGCATGTTGAATTGATGGGAGAGGGTGCCCTTATCATCCAGACGAGCCGGATCGTGGGCAAAGCCGAAGCAGATGCAATCAACGAATTACTCTGGAACCGATTGGGCAGGCAGCGTCCGGGCA from Acidobacteriota bacterium includes these protein-coding regions:
- a CDS encoding CdiI family contact-dependent growth inhibition immunity protein, giving the protein MILLDTISKSVAGVPHPRSKTDWAAVRAPLFQAFNVKSIEAQMQGTVCCGIMDEDGILRIRPTRNEGAREGFVPVPGREICIASNASPPEIGAALIQGFTWCADSDFVIRRSRS